The following DNA comes from Pseudomonadota bacterium.
ACCCTTCTTGAAGAACAAGGGGCGGATTGTATTGAAAGGGCGACAATAGCACTTGCCGATCCTGATTCCTGGGACGATCTGGATCGTGAACTGGTCCGCATTGCCAGTTATCAATGGCTGTTATTTACCAGCATTAATGCGGTAAGGTATTTCTTGAGGCGTGTTTTTGCTCAAGGCATGGATGTCCGTGATCTTAAGGGCCCAAGCATTGGCGTGGTCGGCAAAGCCACCGCCGACTGTCTTCTTGAGTATGGAATCCGGGCTGACCTGCTTCCTGAGGAATTCACCGGCGAAGGCTTAGCTGACAGCCTGATTAAAAAAGGGGTGAACGGCGCAAAAATATTGCTGCCCCGCGCTTTAAAGGCTCACGAAATACTTCCGGAGAAACTGCGGGCAGCCAACGCTGAGGTCACGGTTGTTCCGGTGTATCAGAACATCATGCCGCAATTGGACGATGCATCGCTGAAGCGTGAAATAGAGGAAGGAAATATTGATGTTGTGACCTTTACCAGCTCTTCCACGGTCACCAATTTCCTTGCCATGCTCGGACTCGAGACCCAGGAGGAAATCCAAAAACTTCTGGCCGGGGTCAAGATTGCCGCCATCGGTCCGATCACCGCAAAAACAATCCGGAAAAACGGTCTCACCGTTGATATCCAACCGGAAAATTTCACCATCCCCGATCTTGTGGATAGCATAGTGACATATTTTACAAAGTAGTCAGGAGAGACTATTTTTTCAATTGTTGCTGGTGGATGATGAGGTTACAGCGGGCAAGGTTCTGGCGGGCGGGACTATCGTTGGGATTTATCCGTAACGCCTCTTTGAAGTGATATGCTGCAAGTTCAAGGTTGTTCAGGCGTGCATAGGCGATTCCGAGATTATTATGCGCTGCCAGATAGTTCGGGGCCAGGGTCAGGGCTTTATTGTAATAGTCGATTGATTCGTCGATTCTCCCCAGAAACTCAAGGCTCACCGCCTTATTGTAAAATTGTTGAGATTCGGGTTTCGCACTCTGTTTGATTGCTGTTGAAAAATGTTCAAGCGCCTTTAGATGTTCTCCTTTATCTGCCAGGGTTTTCCCCAGATTATTATGTGATCTCGCCTTCAAAGGGGATTTCTGCGCGCAATCGCTCCACAGGGCAAGAGGCGTCTGCCATGTTATATTCCGTTGATACGTCCACAAGGAAAACATCA
Coding sequences within:
- a CDS encoding uroporphyrinogen-III synthase; the encoded protein is TLLEEQGADCIERATIALADPDSWDDLDRELVRIASYQWLLFTSINAVRYFLRRVFAQGMDVRDLKGPSIGVVGKATADCLLEYGIRADLLPEEFTGEGLADSLIKKGVNGAKILLPRALKAHEILPEKLRAANAEVTVVPVYQNIMPQLDDASLKREIEEGNIDVVTFTSSSTVTNFLAMLGLETQEEIQKLLAGVKIAAIGPITAKTIRKNGLTVDIQPENFTIPDLVDSIVTYFTK